Proteins from a single region of Synechococcus sp. WH 8109:
- a CDS encoding ATP-binding cassette domain-containing protein, with translation MIQVEGLSKIYRVAEKQPGLAGTLRHFIRRRTRDVTAVQDVSFRIEPGEMVGFLGANGAGKTTTLKMLCGLIHPSAGEVQVAGHLPQRRQAEFLRRITLVMGQKQQLLWDLPPMDSLRVNAAVYGIPDAVARRRIKELADLLELGEELTRPVRKLSLGQRMKAELLAALLHEPEVLFLDEPTLGLDVNAQARVRQFLAEYNRRTGATVLLTSHYMADITALCPRVLLIHQGRLFHDGPLEALADQLAPEREVRLELESPVSADDLAGLGRLEQLEGCDVRLLVPRDQLTAVVAQLLDRFPVRDLDVTDPPIEELIGGLFRQGRV, from the coding sequence GTGATTCAGGTTGAAGGGCTGAGCAAGATCTACCGGGTTGCCGAGAAGCAGCCCGGGTTGGCCGGCACTCTGCGCCATTTCATCCGCCGCCGCACCCGGGACGTCACCGCGGTGCAGGACGTCTCCTTCCGGATTGAGCCCGGGGAGATGGTGGGCTTTCTCGGTGCCAACGGCGCCGGCAAAACCACCACCTTGAAGATGCTCTGCGGCTTGATCCACCCCAGCGCCGGCGAGGTGCAGGTGGCGGGGCACCTGCCCCAGCGTCGTCAGGCGGAGTTTTTACGCCGGATCACCCTGGTGATGGGGCAGAAGCAGCAGCTGCTCTGGGACCTGCCGCCGATGGATTCACTGCGGGTGAATGCGGCGGTGTACGGGATTCCCGATGCTGTGGCCCGGCGGCGGATCAAGGAGCTGGCCGATCTGCTGGAGCTGGGGGAGGAACTCACCCGGCCGGTGCGCAAGCTTTCCCTAGGCCAGCGGATGAAGGCCGAACTGTTGGCGGCGCTGCTGCACGAGCCGGAGGTGTTGTTCCTTGATGAACCGACCCTGGGGCTGGATGTGAATGCCCAGGCCCGGGTGCGGCAGTTTCTGGCGGAGTACAACCGCCGCACGGGGGCAACGGTGCTGCTCACCAGCCATTACATGGCTGATATCACGGCCCTCTGCCCTCGGGTGCTGCTGATCCACCAGGGGCGCTTGTTCCACGACGGCCCCCTGGAAGCGCTGGCTGATCAATTGGCACCGGAGCGGGAGGTGCGGCTCGAGTTGGAGTCGCCCGTTTCAGCCGATGACTTGGCGGGGTTGGGGCGTCTGGAGCAGCTGGAGGGCTGTGATGTGAGGCTGCTGGTACCCCGCGACCAGCTCACCGCCGTGGTGGCGCAGCTGCTGGATCGCTTCCCTGTGCGGGATCTGGATGTGACCGATCCGCCGATCGAGGAGCTGATCGGTGGTCTGTTCCGGCAGGGGCGGGTCTGA